One region of Nitrospinaceae bacterium genomic DNA includes:
- a CDS encoding aminotransferase, translating to MQSRRRGEDIIDFGMGNPDLPTPRHIVDKLCEAANKAPNHRYSLSKGIYKLRLAITDWYMRNFGVELDPETEAIATIGSKEGISHLALALFGPGDSVLVPTPTYPIHTYAFILANGDVVQVPLGKDSDFFPALLETFNRTLPRPKAIIINFPHNPTTAVVEIEFFEKIVAFAKEHDVIVIHDFAYADLNFDGYKAPSFMQVPGAKDVGVELFTLSKSYNMPGWRVGFVVGNRELVNALARVKSYQDYGMFQPIQIAGIIALNGPQDCVAEVRQTYLSRRDVLCEGLNRIGWTIEPPKATMFVWAEIPDQYKKMGSLEFSKFLLEKAKVAVSPGIGFGDGGDHFVRIALVENEHRTRQAIRGIKEIL from the coding sequence ATGCAGTCCCGGCGGCGCGGGGAAGACATCATAGATTTTGGCATGGGCAATCCGGACCTGCCGACCCCCAGGCATATCGTGGACAAGCTGTGCGAGGCCGCCAACAAAGCCCCCAATCACCGCTATTCATTATCCAAAGGGATTTACAAGCTCCGGCTGGCGATCACCGACTGGTATATGCGAAACTTCGGCGTCGAATTGGACCCTGAGACCGAAGCCATTGCCACCATCGGCTCCAAAGAAGGGATTTCCCATTTGGCGCTGGCCCTGTTCGGTCCCGGCGATTCCGTTTTGGTTCCGACTCCAACGTATCCTATTCACACCTATGCTTTTATCCTGGCCAACGGAGACGTGGTTCAGGTTCCATTGGGAAAGGACAGCGACTTTTTCCCGGCGCTTTTGGAAACCTTCAACCGGACCCTGCCGCGACCCAAAGCGATCATCATCAATTTTCCGCACAACCCGACCACGGCGGTGGTGGAGATAGAATTTTTTGAAAAGATCGTTGCTTTTGCCAAGGAACACGACGTCATCGTGATCCACGATTTTGCGTATGCGGATCTGAATTTCGATGGCTACAAAGCGCCCAGTTTTATGCAGGTCCCAGGTGCCAAAGACGTGGGCGTCGAATTATTTACCCTGTCGAAAAGTTATAATATGCCGGGCTGGCGCGTCGGATTTGTGGTCGGCAACCGGGAACTTGTCAATGCCCTGGCCAGGGTCAAGAGTTATCAGGATTACGGCATGTTTCAGCCCATCCAGATTGCCGGCATCATCGCCTTAAACGGTCCCCAGGATTGCGTTGCAGAAGTGCGGCAGACTTATTTAAGCCGCCGCGACGTTCTTTGCGAAGGGTTGAACCGCATCGGCTGGACCATCGAGCCTCCGAAGGCGACGATGTTTGTCTGGGCGGAAATCCCGGATCAATACAAAAAGATGGGTTCGCTGGAGTTTTCCAAGTTTCTTCTTGAGAAAGCCAAGGTCGCGGTGTCTCCGGGAATCGGTTTTGGGGACGGAGGCGATCATTTTGTTCGCATTGCGTTGGTGGAAAATGAGCACCGTACCCGCCAGGCAATTCGCGGAATCAAGGAAATATTATAA
- the hom gene encoding homoserine dehydrogenase: MKNVKIGVIGFGTIGAGVVKILNSNAEVIQERLGATVQITKIADLDITTDRGVQVGSGVLTTNVDDILNDSEIEIVVELIGGYEPARSFVLKAFQNGKHVVTANKALLAKHGEEIFSAADQKGLSIGFEAAVGGAIPIIRSIREAFAANKFNAIEGIVNGTANYILSKMSDENCDFQTALKEAQEKGYAEADPTFDVEGIDSAHKIAVLTRLAYGAPVDVDEITVQGISSITPEDIKCAREFGYRIKLLAISKYDGKALDVRVHPAMIPVNHPMANVNGVLNAIRVCDDLMEENILVGHGAGSLPTGSAVVGDVVEIIRNSLVGVGTRVPAQSFQKSQVKPIPLKRIEEIEAEYFLRLRVKDVPGVLSKISGILGNHSISIASMIQRGRDDDGKGVPLIMMAHLSNEKNVQEALMEIDRLDVVCEKSNLIRVEN; this comes from the coding sequence ATGAAAAACGTTAAAATAGGCGTGATTGGGTTTGGCACCATAGGCGCGGGCGTGGTCAAAATTCTGAACTCCAACGCGGAAGTGATTCAAGAACGACTGGGTGCTACGGTTCAGATTACTAAAATCGCCGATCTGGACATCACCACCGACCGTGGAGTTCAGGTGGGAAGCGGTGTGCTGACCACGAATGTGGACGATATTCTCAACGATTCGGAAATTGAAATTGTCGTCGAGTTGATCGGCGGCTACGAGCCGGCCCGGTCGTTTGTCCTCAAGGCTTTTCAAAACGGCAAACATGTGGTCACGGCCAATAAAGCCCTGCTGGCAAAACACGGCGAGGAAATTTTCTCGGCGGCGGACCAAAAGGGTTTGTCCATCGGATTTGAGGCCGCTGTGGGCGGGGCTATTCCGATCATTCGTTCCATCCGTGAAGCGTTTGCGGCGAATAAATTTAATGCCATCGAGGGAATCGTCAACGGAACGGCGAATTATATTCTCAGCAAGATGTCCGATGAAAATTGCGATTTTCAAACGGCCTTGAAAGAAGCCCAGGAAAAAGGCTATGCTGAAGCAGACCCGACGTTTGACGTGGAAGGCATCGATTCAGCGCACAAAATCGCAGTCCTGACGCGACTGGCTTACGGGGCGCCGGTGGATGTGGACGAGATCACCGTTCAGGGAATTTCCAGCATCACCCCGGAAGACATTAAGTGCGCCAGGGAGTTTGGATACCGCATCAAACTGCTCGCCATTTCCAAGTATGACGGTAAGGCCCTGGATGTCCGCGTGCACCCGGCGATGATTCCCGTGAATCATCCCATGGCCAACGTCAACGGAGTTTTGAATGCGATCCGCGTTTGCGATGATTTGATGGAAGAAAATATTTTGGTCGGACACGGTGCGGGATCGCTTCCCACCGGATCGGCGGTGGTGGGGGATGTGGTGGAAATCATCCGCAATTCCCTGGTTGGAGTGGGAACCCGGGTTCCGGCACAGTCGTTTCAGAAGTCACAGGTCAAACCGATTCCTCTCAAGAGGATCGAGGAGATCGAGGCGGAGTATTTTTTGCGCTTGCGAGTGAAAGACGTTCCCGGGGTGCTTTCAAAAATATCCGGAATTTTAGGGAATCATTCCATCAGCATCGCGTCCATGATTCAACGAGGCCGGGATGACGACGGCAAGGGGGTGCCGCTGATCATGATGGCCCATCTTTCTAACGAAAAAAACGTTCAGGAAGCCCTCATGGAAATTGACCGTTTGGACGTGGTCTGTGAAAAATCAAACTTAATCCGAGTCGAAAACTAA
- a CDS encoding threonine synthase, producing MGFRAWFQCINGCSGQYELTEIIYRCPDCGELLEVQHDMARLKERSGEEWKNLFVERYRTNEWPYGSSVWGKKELVCPNVDNENVVSTYEGGTNLFWAERLGSQWGLKDLWVKQCGMAHTGSFKDLGMTVLVSMVKQMISGGKKIRAVACASTGDTSAALAAYCAVAGIPAIVFLPKNKVSLTQLIQPITHGVLTLSLDTDFDGCMKLVQKICAENDIYLANSMNSLRIEGQKTISFELVQQSNWEVPDFLVVPGGNLGNVSAIGKGFKMLYDLGVISKLPRLVCAQAERADPLYRSYKKGFKSFKPIRAKKTLASAIQIGDPVSVKKAMRTLEAFDGIVEEATENELANAAGKANRTGLFCCPHTAVALAATEKLAKRGVLKPNDRIVVISTANGLKFTDFLYKYHMNQLRGIESEHPFSAIELPPDYSQVRDTILERIEQ from the coding sequence ATGGGATTTCGCGCGTGGTTCCAGTGCATCAACGGGTGTTCCGGGCAATACGAATTGACGGAAATCATTTACCGCTGTCCCGATTGCGGGGAATTGCTGGAAGTCCAGCACGACATGGCCCGGCTCAAGGAGCGTTCCGGCGAGGAATGGAAAAACCTGTTTGTCGAGCGCTACCGGACCAACGAATGGCCTTATGGCAGTTCGGTGTGGGGTAAAAAAGAACTGGTTTGCCCCAATGTCGACAACGAAAATGTGGTTTCCACTTATGAAGGGGGAACCAACCTGTTCTGGGCCGAACGGCTGGGCAGCCAATGGGGTCTGAAGGACCTCTGGGTCAAGCAATGCGGAATGGCCCATACAGGCTCCTTTAAAGACTTGGGGATGACGGTCCTGGTTTCCATGGTCAAGCAGATGATTTCCGGCGGGAAAAAGATCCGCGCCGTGGCCTGTGCTTCCACCGGAGACACCTCCGCGGCGCTGGCGGCTTATTGCGCGGTTGCGGGAATTCCAGCCATCGTTTTTCTTCCCAAGAATAAAGTCTCGCTCACCCAATTGATTCAACCGATCACCCACGGCGTTTTGACCCTTTCTCTGGACACCGATTTCGACGGTTGCATGAAACTTGTCCAGAAAATCTGCGCGGAAAACGATATTTATTTAGCCAATTCCATGAACTCGCTCAGAATTGAGGGTCAGAAAACCATCAGTTTTGAACTGGTCCAGCAGTCCAATTGGGAAGTTCCCGACTTTTTGGTGGTCCCTGGCGGCAACCTGGGAAACGTCAGCGCCATCGGTAAGGGGTTTAAGATGCTTTACGATCTGGGAGTCATCTCCAAATTGCCGCGCCTGGTTTGCGCCCAGGCCGAACGGGCCGATCCCCTTTACCGAAGTTATAAAAAGGGCTTTAAATCGTTCAAACCGATCCGTGCAAAGAAAACCCTGGCCTCCGCCATTCAGATTGGCGACCCGGTGAGCGTTAAAAAAGCCATGCGGACCCTTGAAGCTTTCGACGGCATCGTCGAAGAGGCCACGGAAAATGAACTGGCCAATGCGGCGGGAAAAGCCAATCGCACCGGCTTGTTTTGCTGTCCGCACACGGCGGTGGCCCTGGCGGCGACGGAAAAGCTGGCGAAGCGCGGGGTGCTCAAACCCAACGACCGAATTGTGGTCATTTCAACCGCCAACGGATTGAAGTTCACCGATTTCCTTTATAAATACCATATGAACCAGTTGCGGGGAATTGAATCGGAGCATCCATTTTCCGCGATCGAACTGCCACCGGATTACAGTCAGGTGCGGGACACGATTCTTGAACGCATTGAGCAATGA
- the trxB gene encoding thioredoxin reductase: protein MSDVKNVVIIGSGPAGHTAAIYAARANLSPFMFEGYVMGGSAGGQLTTTTDVENYPGFPDGVEGPELMQLFRKQAARFDTEMVQQDVHEVDFSKRPFTIKSDEMEVQAHSVIIATGATARRMGVPSEEKMWNNGMSACAVCDGALPMFRNQPLMVIGGGDTAVEEATYLTKFGSPVYMVHRRDELRASKIMQERAFKNPKLEIVWDTVFEDALGQDYVTGARVKNIKTDETKELEVAGIFYAIGHVPNTSIFKGQIDLDETGYIKLKPGTQETSIEGIFAAGDVHDHKYRQAVTAAGTGCAAALEAERWLGEKGLA, encoded by the coding sequence ATGTCTGATGTGAAGAATGTAGTCATTATCGGATCGGGTCCTGCCGGACACACGGCGGCCATTTATGCGGCCAGAGCGAACCTCTCCCCCTTTATGTTCGAGGGCTACGTGATGGGCGGTTCCGCCGGGGGTCAGTTGACCACGACAACGGATGTAGAAAATTATCCGGGCTTTCCCGATGGAGTCGAAGGCCCCGAATTGATGCAGTTGTTCCGTAAACAGGCGGCGCGTTTTGACACGGAGATGGTTCAGCAGGACGTTCACGAAGTCGATTTCAGCAAGCGGCCGTTCACCATCAAATCCGATGAAATGGAAGTGCAGGCGCATTCGGTGATCATCGCCACCGGAGCCACGGCACGCCGGATGGGCGTTCCCAGCGAAGAGAAGATGTGGAACAACGGCATGTCCGCCTGCGCGGTCTGCGACGGCGCGTTGCCCATGTTTCGCAATCAGCCGCTGATGGTGATCGGCGGCGGCGACACCGCCGTGGAGGAAGCCACTTATTTGACCAAATTCGGATCGCCGGTTTATATGGTTCACCGGAGGGATGAATTGCGGGCCTCTAAAATCATGCAGGAACGGGCGTTCAAAAATCCCAAGCTGGAAATTGTCTGGGACACGGTGTTTGAGGATGCGCTGGGGCAGGACTATGTCACCGGCGCCAGGGTCAAAAATATTAAAACCGATGAAACCAAAGAACTGGAGGTGGCAGGAATTTTCTACGCTATCGGCCATGTCCCCAACACCAGCATCTTCAAAGGCCAGATCGATCTCGATGAAACAGGATATATTAAATTAAAGCCCGGAACCCAGGAAACCAGTATCGAAGGCATATTCGCCGCCGGCGACGTTCACGATCATAAATACCGCCAGGCGGTGACGGCGGCGGGAACCGGCTGTGCCGCAGCCCTGGAAGCGGAACGCTGGCTGGGTGAAAAAGGTCTGGCTTAA
- the clpB gene encoding chaperone protein ClpB produces the protein MTIKLQEALAASQSLTEEDSQQAIESEHLLLCLLKDSEGIASALVKKVGVDPGRLINELDVSRKSFPRVTGGASQVYLSSSLKEALDKGFEEARQMKDEFLSAEHVFLAVAQNPKSSAGKIFQSLGLSRDALLKALMTLRGSHQVTDQNPESKYQVLDRFCIDLTEKARNEKLDPVIGRDAEIRRVVQVLSRRTKNNPVLIGEPGVGKTAIVEGLAQRIHRRDVPEGLKDKRILMLDLGQLVAGTKYRGEFEDRLKAVLKEINHSEGEIILFIDEMHTLVGAGSAEGSMDASNMLKPALARGELHCVGATTLSEYKKHIEKDAALERRFQPIMVGEPTVEDTISILRGLKGKYEVHHGVRIQDAAILAAARLSHRYIADRFLPDKAIDLIDEAASSLRMQIDSMPAEIDTYQRKITQLEIEREALKKENDAESNRRLEQTGKEIEALKKTCTAMQEQWKQEKKIIEEKRGLQEKIEQTRQETENAEREGRLEHAAELKYGSLPRLQSEADELEKRLKEAQGEGRMLNEEVGEEEICAIIGRWTGIPVERMLQSEKHRLLQMEGVLQKRVVGQDDAVRLVSNAIRRARAGLQEPNRPIGTFLFLGPTGVGKTQLARSLAEFLFDDEQAMVRIDMSEYMEKHSVARLIGAPPGYVGYEEGGYLTEHVRRKPYSVVLFDEIEKAHPDVFNLFLQILDEGRLTDGHGKTVNFKNTVILMTSNIGGKLIQDAGLEAAELESRAGGDDKGVWEAGYEKVQEAVRQELRNHFRPEFLNRIDDIVLFRNLSREQIKEIVEVQLTDLRKRLAEKRMTLHLSDAVKDVLAEKGYDPVFGARPLKRAVQKYLQDPISMKILEEDFIEGDDISAETNGASEKFVFKKSSASRVSDEHEEANK, from the coding sequence ATGACCATAAAACTGCAGGAAGCCCTCGCTGCTTCTCAGTCCCTGACGGAAGAAGACAGCCAGCAGGCCATAGAAAGCGAGCACCTCCTCCTGTGCCTGTTGAAAGATTCTGAAGGAATCGCCTCCGCCCTGGTTAAAAAAGTGGGTGTGGACCCAGGCCGGTTGATCAATGAACTCGATGTCAGCCGGAAAAGTTTTCCGCGCGTCACCGGTGGGGCGAGTCAAGTGTACCTCTCTTCTTCCTTGAAAGAGGCGCTGGACAAAGGCTTTGAAGAAGCCCGCCAGATGAAGGACGAGTTTTTAAGCGCCGAACACGTGTTTCTTGCCGTCGCGCAAAACCCGAAGTCGAGCGCCGGAAAGATTTTTCAGTCTCTGGGGCTGTCCCGCGACGCGTTGTTGAAAGCCTTGATGACCCTGCGCGGAAGCCATCAAGTCACCGACCAGAATCCGGAATCGAAATATCAGGTGCTCGACCGTTTCTGCATCGACCTCACCGAAAAAGCCCGAAACGAAAAACTCGACCCGGTCATTGGCCGCGACGCCGAAATACGGCGCGTGGTGCAGGTATTGTCGCGCCGCACCAAAAACAACCCGGTCCTGATCGGCGAACCGGGCGTGGGTAAAACCGCCATTGTGGAAGGCCTTGCTCAGCGTATACACCGCCGCGACGTTCCCGAAGGATTGAAAGACAAACGCATCCTCATGCTGGATTTGGGACAACTGGTTGCCGGCACAAAATACCGCGGCGAGTTCGAGGACCGTTTGAAAGCCGTCTTAAAAGAAATCAACCACAGCGAAGGAGAGATCATTCTCTTCATTGATGAGATGCACACCCTGGTGGGAGCAGGGTCCGCCGAAGGGTCCATGGACGCATCCAATATGCTCAAACCGGCTTTGGCCCGGGGAGAATTGCATTGCGTCGGCGCCACCACACTCAGCGAGTATAAAAAACACATCGAAAAAGATGCGGCCCTGGAACGCCGGTTTCAACCCATTATGGTGGGCGAACCGACGGTGGAAGACACAATTTCCATTTTACGCGGGTTGAAAGGCAAATACGAAGTGCATCACGGGGTGCGTATTCAGGATGCGGCCATCCTGGCGGCGGCGCGTTTGTCGCACCGCTATATCGCGGATCGGTTCCTTCCCGATAAGGCCATCGACTTGATCGACGAAGCGGCTTCCAGTCTGCGCATGCAGATCGATTCCATGCCCGCCGAGATCGACACGTATCAAAGAAAGATCACCCAGCTGGAAATCGAGCGCGAAGCCCTCAAGAAAGAAAACGATGCGGAATCCAACCGTCGGCTGGAACAGACCGGAAAAGAAATTGAAGCCCTGAAAAAAACCTGCACCGCCATGCAGGAGCAGTGGAAGCAGGAAAAGAAAATCATCGAAGAAAAACGGGGCCTGCAGGAAAAAATTGAACAAACGAGACAGGAAACCGAAAACGCCGAGCGCGAAGGACGCCTGGAACACGCGGCAGAGTTGAAGTACGGCAGTCTGCCGCGACTTCAAAGCGAAGCTGACGAACTTGAAAAGCGGTTGAAGGAAGCCCAGGGCGAAGGCCGGATGCTCAACGAAGAGGTCGGCGAAGAAGAAATTTGCGCCATCATTGGCCGCTGGACCGGAATCCCGGTCGAACGCATGTTGCAATCGGAAAAACACCGCTTACTGCAAATGGAAGGTGTTTTGCAAAAGCGCGTCGTCGGACAGGACGATGCGGTGCGTCTGGTGTCGAACGCCATCCGCAGGGCACGCGCCGGATTGCAGGAGCCCAATCGGCCCATCGGTACATTTTTATTCCTGGGGCCGACCGGGGTGGGCAAAACTCAACTGGCACGATCGCTGGCGGAGTTTCTGTTTGACGACGAGCAGGCCATGGTGCGTATCGACATGTCCGAATACATGGAAAAACATTCCGTCGCCAGGCTCATCGGGGCGCCTCCCGGTTACGTGGGTTACGAAGAAGGGGGGTACCTGACCGAGCACGTGCGCCGCAAACCCTATAGCGTCGTGTTGTTCGACGAAATCGAGAAAGCCCATCCGGACGTGTTCAATCTGTTCCTGCAGATTCTTGACGAAGGACGGTTGACTGACGGCCACGGCAAGACCGTCAACTTTAAAAACACCGTCATCCTCATGACCTCCAATATCGGCGGAAAATTGATTCAGGACGCCGGATTGGAAGCCGCGGAACTGGAAAGCCGGGCAGGGGGGGACGATAAAGGCGTGTGGGAAGCCGGGTATGAAAAGGTTCAGGAAGCCGTCCGGCAGGAATTGCGAAACCATTTCCGCCCGGAGTTCTTGAACCGGATCGACGACATCGTTTTGTTCCGCAACCTGAGCCGCGAGCAGATCAAAGAGATCGTGGAGGTGCAGTTGACCGATCTCAGGAAACGCCTGGCCGAGAAGCGCATGACTCTGCATCTGTCGGACGCCGTCAAGGATGTCCTTGCAGAAAAAGGTTACGACCCCGTGTTCGGGGCGCGGCCCTTGAAACGGGCGGTGCAGAAATACCTTCAGGACCCGATTTCCATGAAAATTCTCGAGGAAGATTTTATTGAAGGCGATGACATCAGCGCCGAAACCAACGGCGCTTCCGAGAAATTCGTCTTCAAAAAATCATCCGCCAGCCGGGTTTCAGATGAACACGAAGAAGCGAACAAGTAA
- a CDS encoding ATP-dependent helicase, with protein sequence MSAIRDSKAREQALDLTRSFIVQAPAGSGKTELLIQRYLGLLGAVEQPEQILAMTFTRKAAGEMKSRIIAALEKAKNDSPPETRHEHKTWRLAQTALSQNDGQGWRLLENPSRLKIQTIDSFCAALTRQMPVLSQTGGTLSIEENAQELYRETAHRILHQIESNSSIGNSVRTIHSHLDNLKSGFLKRIIHLLQKRDQWMIPFFDNFGVTENSRAYLEQTLSGLIETVLEDAIKSFPPQAVERLVPLAAYSGRNLTQNLPEESSHCLEALTALPGSSVENIAVWKALTNLLLTKQGEFRKSINVNQGFPAGKAGSEAQEKKNELSDLLDSLAKIPELSEILAEVQNLPSPRFTDEEWNVLKETLNLLPEIAGTLRKIFTEQQKTDFTEISLSALKALGKEDDPTDLLLYLDTKFQHILVDEYQDTSFKQHELLKLLTAGWERDDGRSLFIVGDPMQSIYRFRDAEVGLFLRTQREGIGDIQLNSLTLESNFRSQKKIVDWVNACFSTIFPKFDDEDLGAISYSASSAALPEDPEPGIALHPVSDFTNLEDRANEEARQITDLVLSLRKTDPERTVALLVRARTHLPAIIRHFQEAGIAIKAEEIDPLTARPAIQDLLALMGALLSPWDRISWLSILRAPWCGLLLADLHDLCELDSDSTVWQMINGEERISSLSQDGQLRLKRFIEVMAPTLDAFPYSNFRDLLEGCWIRLGGPACVDPTTMEDIEVFFDEVTKTVEAGDFFQLHQFQNVLNNLYASPSVSTENPVQVMTMHKAKGLEFDHVLLPGLGKLSKAEEKRLVYWIPHGDDLLLAPIEESGGPNSQVYDFLSRMDRKKDEFESLRLLYVAATRTKKQLHLFGHAKQKDESIYPEKNSLLSKLWPYLGEEWKRGLSRTLEEAGIATPQEKATSHSFYRLPQDFHFPDPLPDIAIDTAPESEYDAELHPEYVWAGNRARCLGNVLHRCFKDIADQGVDRWSATLGSLEAKLKTALLEEGLPPTQLDETVRAGMTALQNTLEDESGRWILTNHEDGQSEYSLTGFIDNRYVNRILDRTFVDAQGTRWIIDYKTGEHQGADLEHYFKEEIKRYKPQLDQYEELIKLKGESRPIKKALYYPLHKKLVEVV encoded by the coding sequence ATGAGCGCCATCCGGGATTCAAAAGCCCGCGAGCAGGCCCTGGACCTCACTCGCTCATTCATCGTGCAAGCTCCTGCCGGCTCCGGAAAGACCGAACTCCTCATCCAGCGATATCTCGGACTGTTGGGAGCGGTTGAACAGCCAGAACAGATTCTGGCCATGACCTTCACACGTAAGGCGGCCGGGGAAATGAAATCGCGGATCATCGCCGCCTTAGAAAAGGCCAAAAACGATTCCCCGCCGGAGACACGGCATGAACACAAAACCTGGCGGCTGGCGCAAACCGCTCTGTCGCAAAATGACGGGCAGGGCTGGCGTCTCCTTGAAAACCCCTCGCGATTAAAAATCCAAACCATCGATTCTTTTTGCGCGGCGCTGACGCGGCAAATGCCTGTTCTGTCGCAAACCGGGGGCACTCTATCAATAGAAGAAAACGCCCAGGAGCTTTACCGGGAAACCGCGCATCGAATCCTCCATCAAATCGAATCCAACTCATCCATTGGCAATTCGGTGAGAACCATTCACAGTCACCTGGATAATTTAAAATCCGGGTTTTTAAAACGCATCATCCACCTACTGCAAAAACGCGATCAATGGATGATTCCTTTTTTCGACAACTTTGGCGTCACGGAAAATTCACGGGCCTATCTGGAACAGACCCTTTCTGGTTTGATCGAAACCGTCCTCGAGGATGCCATAAAGTCCTTCCCGCCCCAGGCCGTCGAAAGACTCGTGCCGCTCGCCGCCTACAGCGGGCGAAATCTGACGCAAAACCTGCCTGAGGAATCGAGCCATTGCCTGGAAGCATTGACCGCCCTCCCCGGCTCCTCGGTCGAAAATATTGCGGTGTGGAAAGCTTTAACGAACCTGCTGTTGACCAAACAAGGGGAATTTCGTAAATCCATCAACGTCAATCAAGGTTTCCCGGCGGGAAAAGCTGGATCGGAGGCACAGGAAAAGAAAAATGAACTCTCTGACCTTTTGGACTCGCTTGCCAAAATTCCGGAGCTGAGTGAAATTCTTGCGGAAGTTCAAAATTTACCTTCGCCCCGGTTCACCGATGAAGAGTGGAATGTTTTGAAGGAGACACTCAATTTACTTCCCGAAATCGCGGGCACGCTCCGTAAAATTTTCACGGAACAGCAGAAGACGGATTTTACGGAAATCTCACTATCGGCATTGAAGGCTCTTGGAAAGGAAGACGACCCCACGGATCTGCTGCTTTACCTGGACACCAAATTCCAGCACATCCTGGTCGACGAGTATCAGGACACTTCCTTCAAACAACACGAACTTCTTAAATTGCTCACCGCAGGCTGGGAACGGGACGACGGCCGCTCGCTTTTCATCGTCGGCGATCCCATGCAATCCATCTATCGGTTCCGGGATGCGGAGGTGGGGCTTTTTCTACGCACCCAACGGGAAGGAATCGGCGACATTCAACTCAACTCCCTGACCCTGGAAAGCAACTTTCGCTCGCAAAAGAAAATTGTCGATTGGGTGAACGCCTGTTTTTCCACCATATTTCCAAAATTCGACGATGAGGATCTGGGGGCGATATCCTATTCTGCATCCAGCGCCGCCTTACCGGAAGACCCTGAACCGGGAATTGCCTTGCACCCTGTTTCCGATTTCACGAATCTGGAAGACCGGGCCAATGAAGAAGCGCGGCAAATCACCGATCTGGTTTTGTCTCTGCGAAAAACCGATCCTGAAAGAACCGTCGCTCTGCTGGTGCGGGCGAGAACCCATCTGCCTGCCATCATAAGACATTTCCAGGAAGCAGGAATCGCCATCAAAGCCGAAGAGATCGACCCGCTCACGGCCCGGCCCGCCATTCAGGATCTGCTTGCGCTCATGGGCGCCCTTCTTTCTCCGTGGGACCGCATCTCCTGGTTGTCCATCCTGCGTGCCCCCTGGTGCGGACTTCTTCTCGCAGATCTGCACGACCTTTGTGAATTGGACAGCGACTCCACCGTCTGGCAGATGATCAACGGGGAGGAACGAATAAGTTCTTTGAGCCAGGATGGGCAACTTCGCCTCAAGCGGTTTATTGAGGTGATGGCACCCACTTTAGATGCTTTTCCCTATTCAAATTTCCGCGATCTGTTGGAAGGGTGCTGGATTCGGCTGGGGGGACCTGCCTGTGTGGACCCAACCACGATGGAGGACATTGAGGTATTTTTTGATGAAGTCACCAAAACCGTTGAAGCGGGCGATTTTTTCCAACTGCATCAATTTCAAAATGTCCTGAACAATTTATACGCCAGCCCGTCCGTCTCCACGGAAAACCCGGTGCAGGTCATGACCATGCACAAAGCCAAGGGACTGGAATTCGATCACGTCCTTCTTCCCGGTTTGGGAAAGTTATCGAAAGCGGAAGAAAAACGACTCGTGTACTGGATTCCGCACGGAGACGATCTCCTTCTGGCGCCGATCGAAGAAAGCGGCGGCCCCAATTCTCAGGTCTACGATTTTTTATCCCGTATGGACCGCAAAAAAGATGAATTCGAATCGTTGCGTCTGCTCTATGTTGCGGCCACCCGCACAAAAAAACAGCTTCATCTGTTTGGCCATGCGAAGCAAAAAGATGAAAGCATCTATCCGGAAAAAAACTCCCTGCTGTCCAAACTCTGGCCCTATCTCGGTGAGGAATGGAAACGGGGTCTGTCCCGCACTCTGGAGGAAGCCGGAATTGCGACCCCGCAGGAAAAAGCAACATCCCATAGCTTTTACCGTCTGCCACAGGATTTTCACTTCCCGGATCCCTTGCCGGACATCGCGATTGATACCGCACCGGAAAGCGAATATGATGCCGAACTTCATCCGGAATATGTCTGGGCGGGGAACAGGGCCCGCTGTCTGGGCAACGTCCTGCACCGCTGTTTCAAGGACATCGCCGATCAGGGCGTGGATCGCTGGTCCGCAACTCTCGGCAGTCTGGAGGCGAAACTGAAAACCGCCCTGCTGGAAGAAGGCCTGCCGCCGACGCAACTGGACGAAACCGTTCGAGCCGGCATGACAGCCCTTCAAAACACCCTCGAGGATGAATCCGGGCGCTGGATTTTAACGAATCATGAGGACGGTCAATCCGAATACTCCCTTACAGGATTTATCGATAACCGCTATGTAAATAGAATCCTCGACCGCACCTTCGTCGATGCACAGGGCACCCGTTGGATCATCGACTACAAAACCGGGGAACATCAGGGGGCGGATCTGGAGCATTATTTTAAAGAAGAGATCAAGCGTTACAAACCGCAACTGGATCAATACGAAGAGCTGATAAAGCTGAAGGGCGAATCACGGCCCATTAAAAAAGCGCTTTACTATCCCCTGCACAAAAAGCTGGTTGAAGTCGTATAA